The Spirochaetota bacterium sequence TTGTAAGCCAATAACTGCTGCTTCATAAGCTGCTGTAGCTCCATCGTAAAGTGAAGCATTTGAAACATCCATACCAGTAAGCTCACATATAATTGTTTGGTATTCAAATATTGCTTGCAAAACTCCTTGAGATATTTCAGCTTGGTATGGTGTATAAGCTGTGTAAAATTCTGATCTTGAAGTTATATGTTTTACAACAGAAGGAATTATATGATCATAACATCCACAACCTAAAAAATTGATATATTTTGTGTTGTTTTTTTCTGATAAACTTAAAAGCTTTTTGTAAGCTTCATATTCAGAAATCCCTTTACCTATCCCTATCTCTCCATTTAATCTTATTTTTTGAGGAATATCAGCAAAAAGATCATCTACACTTTTAACTCCTATCTCATCCAGCATCTTTTTTATATTTTGCTCTGAGTCAGGAATATATTTTATCATAAATACTCCTAAAATTTTTTATTTATTTTTAGTTTTTAATTTTATTATTATTATTTATTTTTTTTTCATTTTAAGCTTTTTACTAACTTTTGATTCTTAATCATACTTTCCAAATTTAAATAAAAAAAAATAAAAGCTATCCCCTATCTTCTTAAAAAAGCTTAGAGGATAGCTTATTTTTTAAATTTTATATTTATTAGTGTTTCTTTTTCTGTTCTTCACAGAACTTTTCATAAGTTTCAGCATCCATAAGATGATTAAGTTCCGATGAATCATTCATCTCAACTGCAAATATAAAAGCTTCGTATGGTTTTTGATTTAGCAACTCAGGTTTATCTTCAAGTTCACTATTTACTTCAATAATTTTTCCTGAAACTGGAGAATTTATAGGAGATGCTGCCTTAACAGATTCAATTGTGCATGCCTCTTCATCTTTTTCAATTTCAGTATTTACTTCAGGTAGTTCAACATAAACTATATCACCAAGTTCTCCCTGAGCATAATCAGATATACCAATATATGCTATATTCCCTGAAACTCTAACCCATTCATGAGTTTTTGAGTATTTTAAGCTTTTTTCAATATGCATAAATCCCTCCATATTATCTTGATAAAAATAAAATACTAAAATAATATTTATTCAAGTTTTTTTTATTTTTTTTATTCTTTTTATTGTTTTTTATTTTTTTATATTTTATTTTTTTTGATATTTTTTAATTTTAATTTTATTTATGATATTTCTTTAATATTTATTATTTTTCTTAATATTTTTCTATTTACCAGTATTTTTATAAAACGGAGTCTTACAAGTTTTAGCTAATTTCAATTTTCCACCTATCTCTACTTCACAGGTGTCTTCAGGTTTTAAAACACCTTTTTTTATCAAAACTAAAGCAACAAATTTATCAAGCATAGGTGATTTTGCACCTGTTGTTACAAAACCTATCTCAACTCCATCTTTAAAAACTTTATAGCCTGTTCTTGGCACACCTTTATCAACCATCTCTATTCCTCTTAATGTTCTTGGAATACCTGTCTCTTCTTGTTTTAGTAAAGCCTCTTTCCCACAAAAATCTTCTTTTTCAAGTTTCACAAAATATTTTAAACCAGCCTCTAGAGGAGTTATTGATTCAGAGATTTCATGACCATAAAGAGGGAGTTTTGCTTCAAATCTTAAAGTATCTCTTGCACCAAGTCCACAGGGCAATACCCCATCTTTTTTAAAATTTCTAATTATTGTTTCCCATACAAAAGGTGCATCTTCAGGAGAAAGATATATCTCAAATCCATCTTCACCAGTATAACCTGTTCTTGAAACCAAAGCTTTTACTTTATCGGGTGCTTTTTTGTTGTTGAAGTTTAAACTTTTATCTATCTTTATATCAACACCATCTCTAAAAGTAAAAAAGGTTATTTCAGATAGATTTATATCAACAAGATTTTGAAAATATTTTTGAGCATTTGGCCCCTGAAAAGCAAGTTGAGCTACTTTTTTTGAGATATTTTCTATTTTTAGAAGTCCTCCACAGTCTACTAAGTCTGGATTTTTATCTCTACTACTATCACTTTTTTTAAAACAATCGCAACCTGTGCACTCACAGTACCTTCCATCATTTTCAATCTTTTTTACAAACTCATTTTCTTCTGTAATCCATTTAAAATCTTTTTCTACATTTGCAGCATTTACAACAAGTAGGTATTTTTTATTGTTAAATTTATAAACAAGAAGATCATCAATAACACCACCATGTGGATAACACATAAGGGTGTATATAACCTGATTATCTTTCATTCCTTTTACATCATTTGTAACAAGCCAGTCAACAAATTCAGTAGCTTTTTCACCTTCTATCATTATTTCACCCATATGAGATACATCAAAAAGACCAGCATTTTTTCTAACAGCCATATGCTCTTCTATAATCCCAGCTTCAAACTGAACAGGAAGTTCCCATCCTCCAAAATCGATAAGCTTTATACCACTATAATCTTTATATGCCTCATATAGAGGAGTTCTTTTTAACATTTTGCTCTCCTTTTATTAAAATTTAATTATTAAAAGAGTATTCCTTTATAAAGAGGAAATTTATCAGTTAATTTTTTAACTCTTGCTTTTGCTTCCTCTTTTGCAGATTCATCCTTTTTAGTTAATACAAGATTTATTATTTTAGCTATCTCAATCATCTCATCTTTACCCATACCTCTTGTTGTTAATTGAGGTGTTCCAAGTCTTATTCCTGAAGCAATGTTTGGAGGATTTTTATCAAATGGAATTGTATTTTTATTACATGTAATATTAGACTCATCAAGTAAAGTTTCAGCTTCTTTACCAGTTAATCCTTTTAAAGTTACATCAACAAGCATAAGATGATTATCAGTTCCTCCAGAAACAAGTCTAAATCCTTCATTTTTTAAAGCTTCTGCTAATGTTTTTGCATTTTCAACTATCTTTTTTTGATACTCTTTAAATTCAGGTTTTAATGCCTCACCAAATGCAGCAGCTTTAGCAGCAATA is a genomic window containing:
- the gcvH gene encoding glycine cleavage system protein GcvH, with protein sequence MHIEKSLKYSKTHEWVRVSGNIAYIGISDYAQGELGDIVYVELPEVNTEIEKDEEACTIESVKAASPINSPVSGKIIEVNSELEDKPELLNQKPYEAFIFAVEMNDSSELNHLMDAETYEKFCEEQKKKH
- a CDS encoding glycine cleavage system protein T, giving the protein MLKRTPLYEAYKDYSGIKLIDFGGWELPVQFEAGIIEEHMAVRKNAGLFDVSHMGEIMIEGEKATEFVDWLVTNDVKGMKDNQVIYTLMCYPHGGVIDDLLVYKFNNKKYLLVVNAANVEKDFKWITEENEFVKKIENDGRYCECTGCDCFKKSDSSRDKNPDLVDCGGLLKIENISKKVAQLAFQGPNAQKYFQNLVDINLSEITFFTFRDGVDIKIDKSLNFNNKKAPDKVKALVSRTGYTGEDGFEIYLSPEDAPFVWETIIRNFKKDGVLPCGLGARDTLRFEAKLPLYGHEISESITPLEAGLKYFVKLEKEDFCGKEALLKQEETGIPRTLRGIEMVDKGVPRTGYKVFKDGVEIGFVTTGAKSPMLDKFVALVLIKKGVLKPEDTCEVEIGGKLKLAKTCKTPFYKNTGK